The genomic region TGGATAGAATCAGTGCGGTTCCTATACCGGTATAGAGAACCGATAAATAGGTTTTGGGAATCGTGGTATGACGCAGGACAACACCCACCAGAACCATTATCCCGATTAGGATATAACTCTTCCAGGGCATGAAAGAAAAAAGGCACCTTTTTCCTTCCATGGGCAGGATTCGCCCCAGGTTTCTATCGACGATCCTTAGAAATCCAAAATGATGGATGATCAGGGCCAATACAAATCCGATAGCCAACATCAGCAGGACTTGATCGGGCTTTTCGCCCCCCAGCCATGAAAAAGACAAACCATTCATCAAAAGGCCTATTCCGATCCACAGGATTCCCGCAATAAGCAACAGAGCGTTTTTAGGAACGCCGGGCTTCCATTTTTCGAATACAGGGACTTTTAAATGCATAAGATTAATATGAAAATAGAAAATACAGGCTATAGGCACGTGGCTATAGGCTATAGGCGCATGAAAAACCTTGGACCCTGTACTTTGCCCATCGCCTATTGCCCATCGCCAATCGCCTAAAAAAAATTTTCATGGTTCGAGGTGTCCGCTATAGGCGGGCATGGAGGTTTAATATCATAATCGGGATCTTATTGCAATTTCTTCCCTGAAGGCTTGATTGATCAGGGGATATTTGATAGTATTATAATAACTTTCTTTACGGTCTTCGGGCCGCCAAGCCGAAAAAGGATCATCATGGATTTTACAACCCTTACATCCCTATTATCCAAAGTCCGGGCCGAGTATGCCGATCTGCGTTACGAGGTCAAAAAAGAAGTACAAATCGTTTTCAGCGGCCGGGATCTTACCCAGATCAGCGCCACCACCACCGACGGCTACGTGCTGCGGGTCCTGAAAGAAGGGGGGTTCTCCACCGTGGTCTTCACCCAGGAAAAAGACGGCGAAAAGGCCAGCCGCAAGGCCGAAGAAAATGCCCTGCTCATCGGCCGGAACATCAGCGAACCGGTTCGTCTGGCCCCGGCGGAAATAATCCAGGATCATTTTTTTCCGCAACTCGATGAAGATCCGCGGGCCGTTGATATGGAAGAAAAACTGGCCATCACCCGGGGTTATAATCAACTGCCGTTGAAAAAGGAAAAGATCGTCACCACCCAGATCCAGTATTTGGAGTTGGTACGGGAAAAATATTTTGTCAGCACCGAGGGCAGCCGGATCCGGGAAGACCTGGTGACCACCCGATTGGGAGGCACCATCACCAGCCAGGAAGGCACCCTGACCCAGACGGTTCGGGTCGGTATGGGCGGCAGCTCCGGCTTTGCCCGGCTCCGAAACCAGGAGGCCCTGTTTGAGGAAAAAACCGCCATTGCCCTGGACCTGCTGAAGGCCGAACCGGTGGCCGGCGGAACCTATCCGGTCATCCTCAACCCCGATCTGGCCGGGGTCTTTACCCATGAAGCCTTCGGTCATTATTCCGAGGCCGACCTGATCGAAGACTCCCCTTCCATGCAGGAGAAGTTGCAGCTTGGCAGCCTGATCGGCCATCCGGCATTGTCGATAACTGATGACCCCACCTTTCCCCGCCAATTAGGTTTTTACAAATACGACGACGAAGGCGTAGCCTGCCGGCCTGTCCCTCTGATCACCAAAGGAGTACTCACCGGCCGGCTCCATTCCCGCCGCACCGCCGCCCGTTTCGGAGAGCCTTTGACCGGCCACTCCGTAGCCGAAGATTACCGCTATGCCCCGATCATCCGTATGGGAACCATTTTTATCAAACCGGGGACCGCAACCTTCGATGAACTTCTTGGCCGTTTGGATAACGGGCTCTATCTGGTCAATGCCCTGGGCGGACAGACCAGCGGGGAAAACTTCACCTTCGGGGCCGAATACGGCTATGCGGTTAACAAAGGCAAACGGCAGGGAATGATACGGGACATCAATATATCGGGCAATCTTTACCATACCCTGAAAAATATTGAAGGGATCGGTAATGACCTGGAATTAAGCCAGCTCGGGGGCTGCGGGAAAGGGCAGACCAATATCCGATCCTGCCACGGCGGTCCCCATTGCCTGGTCCGGGATGTCGTCGTGGGGGGACGCTGATGGAACAGATATTGGAAAAAACCGCCCAAGCGGCCGATCAGGCCGAGGTCTATTTTCTGGAACAACAAAGCGATCAGATCCAATTTGAAAACGGCCAGCTCAAAGAGATCGAATCCAAGATGCAGTCCGGCTTGGCCCTGCGGATCATCAAAGAGGGTTGCCTGGGCTTTGCCTATACCAA from Deltaproteobacteria bacterium harbors:
- a CDS encoding TldD/PmbA family protein codes for the protein MDFTTLTSLLSKVRAEYADLRYEVKKEVQIVFSGRDLTQISATTTDGYVLRVLKEGGFSTVVFTQEKDGEKASRKAEENALLIGRNISEPVRLAPAEIIQDHFFPQLDEDPRAVDMEEKLAITRGYNQLPLKKEKIVTTQIQYLELVREKYFVSTEGSRIREDLVTTRLGGTITSQEGTLTQTVRVGMGGSSGFARLRNQEALFEEKTAIALDLLKAEPVAGGTYPVILNPDLAGVFTHEAFGHYSEADLIEDSPSMQEKLQLGSLIGHPALSITDDPTFPRQLGFYKYDDEGVACRPVPLITKGVLTGRLHSRRTAARFGEPLTGHSVAEDYRYAPIIRMGTIFIKPGTATFDELLGRLDNGLYLVNALGGQTSGENFTFGAEYGYAVNKGKRQGMIRDINISGNLYHTLKNIEGIGNDLELSQLGGCGKGQTNIRSCHGGPHCLVRDVVVGGR